The following proteins are co-located in the Phytoactinopolyspora mesophila genome:
- a CDS encoding phosphotriesterase-related protein, with protein MTDVITVTGPVDSAELGPTLFHEHLINNNASAWRRPGPDEAAAWQLVDVPVTAALREKLRTDPYVCKDNCSLDDVDVAVAELDLYTGRGGRTVVEQTTDGIGRNPRALREISLRSGVWIVMGCGYYLERSHPAFVAGASVAQLADRLVAELTEGIDGVRPGLIGEIGIGPDFTMAEEKVLRAAARAQLVAGVPLSVHLPGWQRLGQRVLDVAAEEGCPASSVVLSHLNPACDDAGYLERLAARGAWLSFDMIGMDHRFPGEGAAPADDHVAAAIAQLAKDGRAGQVLLSHDIFIKTLLAAYGGPGYGHVQASFLPMLTRHGLTHVQAASLLIDNPRAVFEAAAKGDSG; from the coding sequence GTGACTGACGTCATCACTGTCACCGGCCCGGTCGACTCGGCCGAGCTGGGCCCCACCCTGTTCCATGAACATCTGATCAACAACAATGCGAGCGCGTGGCGGCGCCCGGGACCAGATGAAGCCGCGGCATGGCAACTGGTCGATGTCCCGGTGACGGCCGCGTTGCGCGAGAAGCTGCGCACCGACCCTTACGTCTGCAAGGACAACTGCTCGCTGGACGACGTCGACGTCGCGGTCGCCGAACTGGACTTGTACACCGGGCGAGGTGGTCGCACCGTCGTCGAGCAGACCACCGACGGGATCGGCCGGAACCCCCGGGCGCTGCGTGAGATCAGCCTGCGCAGCGGGGTGTGGATCGTCATGGGCTGCGGCTACTACCTCGAGCGCAGCCATCCGGCTTTCGTGGCCGGGGCGAGTGTGGCCCAGTTGGCTGACCGGCTGGTGGCTGAGTTGACCGAGGGAATCGACGGGGTGCGGCCCGGGCTGATCGGCGAGATCGGGATCGGCCCAGACTTCACGATGGCCGAGGAGAAGGTGTTGCGCGCGGCCGCCCGGGCGCAGCTCGTGGCCGGGGTGCCGCTGTCGGTCCATCTCCCGGGGTGGCAGCGGCTCGGGCAGCGGGTGCTCGACGTCGCCGCCGAAGAGGGCTGCCCGGCGTCGAGCGTCGTCTTGTCGCATCTCAACCCCGCATGCGACGACGCCGGCTACCTCGAGCGGCTGGCTGCCCGCGGCGCATGGCTGTCCTTCGACATGATCGGGATGGATCACCGCTTTCCCGGTGAGGGGGCTGCGCCGGCCGACGATCATGTGGCGGCGGCGATCGCGCAGCTGGCCAAGGACGGACGGGCCGGGCAGGTGCTGCTCTCACACGACATCTTCATCAAGACGCTGCTGGCGGCGTACGGCGGGCCCGGCTACGGCCACGTTCAGGCGTCGTTCCTTCCGATGCTCACCCGGCACGGCCTCACCCATGTCCAGGCGGCATCACTGCTTATCGACAACCCCCGTGCCGTCTTCGAGGCGGCCGCGAAAGGAGATTCCGGATGA
- a CDS encoding phosphodiester glycosidase family protein — MTIPRGLRRNVRAAVAVSAGALLVAGLAATGAQAADPAVGHSGPEFQETRPIAPGVQHQRFEMFDAAGDRVEGNLLKVNLKNPNVTLDLLYPGVVSARQPLTTLAGNQGAVAGVNGDFFDVGGTSETDGSNAPVGAAMAAGQDLTGAVPLGQRWGPPLAPETTHVKTVFGVSEHGGQVAELSLEGKLTTPAGVRELDALNQYAIKVGGVGVFTPVWGVADRRRATCGTDTVRNAPCSEETIEVVVTDNVVTEVHDEPRAGAIAENSFVLVGREAGAGSLEHLAPGDPVEIEYGLVPNVEASFDFAIGGTPILREGQPLAGLQTGVREPRTAAGAAADGSTIYLVTIDGRQDHSAGISIHDLAVLMSDLGADSAVNLDGGGSTTMVARERGSSSVSVINSPSGGQQTPVPNGIGIFAR; from the coding sequence ATGACGATTCCTCGAGGGCTGCGGCGCAACGTGCGTGCGGCGGTGGCGGTGTCGGCCGGTGCGTTGCTCGTGGCGGGCCTCGCCGCGACCGGCGCCCAGGCCGCGGACCCGGCCGTGGGTCACAGCGGACCGGAGTTCCAGGAGACGCGCCCGATAGCGCCCGGCGTACAACACCAGCGCTTCGAGATGTTCGACGCGGCGGGAGACCGGGTCGAGGGAAACCTGCTGAAGGTGAACCTCAAGAACCCCAATGTCACCCTCGATCTGCTGTATCCAGGTGTCGTCTCCGCCCGCCAGCCGTTGACGACGCTGGCCGGGAATCAGGGCGCGGTGGCCGGGGTGAACGGCGACTTCTTCGACGTGGGCGGCACCTCGGAGACCGACGGCAGCAACGCTCCGGTCGGAGCGGCAATGGCCGCCGGGCAGGACCTCACCGGTGCGGTTCCGCTGGGTCAGCGATGGGGCCCGCCGCTCGCCCCCGAGACCACACATGTGAAAACCGTCTTCGGTGTCAGCGAACATGGTGGGCAGGTCGCTGAACTCTCCTTGGAAGGGAAGCTGACCACCCCTGCCGGCGTTCGGGAGCTCGACGCGCTCAACCAGTACGCGATCAAGGTAGGCGGCGTCGGAGTCTTCACGCCGGTTTGGGGTGTGGCCGATCGCCGGCGGGCGACGTGTGGCACGGACACCGTCCGGAACGCTCCGTGCAGTGAAGAGACCATCGAGGTCGTGGTCACGGACAATGTCGTCACCGAGGTGCACGATGAGCCTCGGGCCGGCGCGATCGCCGAGAACAGCTTCGTCCTGGTGGGGCGTGAGGCAGGCGCCGGAAGCCTCGAACACCTGGCGCCGGGCGACCCCGTCGAGATCGAGTACGGACTCGTGCCGAACGTCGAGGCGAGCTTCGACTTCGCCATCGGGGGCACCCCCATCCTCCGCGAAGGACAACCCCTCGCCGGTCTGCAAACCGGTGTGCGTGAGCCCCGGACGGCGGCGGGCGCAGCGGCGGACGGCTCCACGATCTATTTGGTCACCATCGACGGACGGCAGGATCACAGTGCCGGGATCTCGATTCACGACCTGGCCGTGCTGATGAGCGATCTCGGAGCCGATTCCGCGGTGAACCTCGACGGCGGTGGCTCCACCACCATGGTGGCGCGAGAGCGGGGCAGCAGTTCGGTCAGCGTGATCAACTCGCCGTCGGGCGGGCAGCAGACGCCGGTACCGAACGGAATCGGCATCTTCGCCCGCTGA
- a CDS encoding sensor histidine kinase — translation MIRSVAFPRVPAPVQDVLLAVFVTVMQVQGTYRVSGTSEVVSRPLADFGHLGLVLLVLSGAVLAARRRWPAVVFVVTASISLTYFAIGFPDGPGWLSLFIAIYTLTAYGDGRRSLRIAAGGIAVLATGWLVAAADIEPEAAIGWVFFRIGASIMAAALGESIRSRRVIAAEAVDRAERAERGREEEAVRRVNAERIRIAREVHDTVAHAIAIINVQAGVTAHVLDKRPERVRETLLTIEQTSAQALQEMRAVLGVLCDADDARAPKPGLDQVEALTAMARESGLDLKLEMTSPPVPLPSAVDSAAYRILQESVTNVIRHAGGARVTISVRFDEESLELRVTDNGPGAGDWPGGGVRHNQPDGLSTTGRGIIGMRQRCELLGGHLDVGPRPGGGFEVRASLPLTGTGMNAGAESVTQ, via the coding sequence ATGATCCGCTCTGTGGCATTCCCGCGGGTGCCGGCGCCGGTGCAGGATGTGTTGCTCGCGGTGTTCGTCACGGTGATGCAAGTCCAGGGCACCTATCGGGTCTCGGGGACATCCGAGGTGGTGTCCAGGCCGCTGGCTGACTTCGGTCACCTGGGGCTGGTGCTGCTGGTCCTCAGCGGCGCCGTCCTGGCGGCGCGCCGTCGGTGGCCGGCAGTCGTGTTTGTGGTCACCGCCTCCATCAGCCTTACGTACTTCGCCATCGGCTTCCCCGACGGGCCCGGATGGCTCAGTCTGTTCATCGCCATCTACACGCTGACCGCCTATGGCGACGGCCGCCGCTCACTGCGGATCGCAGCGGGCGGCATTGCCGTGCTGGCTACCGGATGGCTGGTCGCGGCGGCCGACATCGAACCTGAAGCGGCAATAGGGTGGGTGTTCTTCCGGATCGGGGCGTCGATCATGGCGGCCGCGCTGGGAGAATCGATCCGGTCGCGGAGGGTCATCGCGGCTGAGGCCGTGGACCGAGCCGAACGCGCGGAGCGTGGCCGGGAAGAGGAGGCGGTGCGCCGGGTGAACGCGGAGCGGATCCGGATCGCCCGGGAGGTCCACGACACCGTTGCTCACGCCATCGCGATCATCAACGTGCAGGCCGGAGTCACGGCGCACGTGTTGGACAAACGGCCTGAGCGAGTTCGCGAGACTCTCTTGACCATCGAACAGACCAGCGCCCAGGCGCTGCAAGAGATGCGAGCGGTGCTCGGAGTGTTGTGTGACGCCGACGACGCCCGGGCGCCGAAACCTGGACTGGACCAGGTCGAGGCGCTCACCGCCATGGCCCGGGAGAGCGGCCTCGATCTCAAGCTCGAGATGACCTCGCCGCCGGTGCCGTTGCCCAGTGCCGTCGATTCCGCCGCCTATCGCATCCTCCAGGAGTCCGTCACCAACGTGATCCGTCATGCCGGAGGCGCGCGGGTGACGATCTCGGTCCGATTCGACGAGGAGTCGCTCGAACTCCGGGTCACCGACAACGGGCCCGGCGCCGGTGATTGGCCCGGTGGGGGTGTGCGCCACAACCAGCCGGACGGGCTGTCCACGACCGGCCGGGGCATCATCGGGATGCGCCAGCGATGCGAACTCCTGGGCGGTCATCTCGACGTGGGGCCGCGCCCCGGTGGCGGATTCGAGGTCCGGGCAAGTCTTCCGCTGACCGGGACGGGGATGAACGCCGGTGCCGAGTCGGTGACGCAATGA
- a CDS encoding ATP-binding cassette domain-containing protein: protein MSQRESTPDRIVMRDIRKRYGMVDALRGVTLRLGAGEVMGLVGDNAAGKSTLMKILAGAVLPDSGEIQVDGAVTRYASPKEAHDLGIEMVYQDLALCDDIDVAGNLFLGREPRRGGGLMLDERAMHARAREHLDALRIRIPLTNLPVRALSGGQRQAVAIARAVTFGPRVLIMDEPTAALAVSEVRTVLELIRTVATRGVSVILITHRLQDLFEVCDRLCVMYEGTLRADLDARTTSLESLVEEIVGRGHAA from the coding sequence ATGTCGCAACGGGAGAGCACGCCAGACCGGATCGTCATGCGGGACATCCGCAAGCGTTACGGCATGGTGGACGCGCTGCGCGGGGTCACCCTCCGCCTTGGCGCCGGCGAGGTCATGGGTCTGGTGGGCGATAACGCCGCCGGAAAGTCGACGCTGATGAAGATCCTGGCCGGTGCCGTCTTGCCCGATTCCGGGGAGATCCAGGTCGACGGCGCCGTGACGCGCTACGCCTCGCCAAAGGAGGCACATGACCTCGGGATCGAGATGGTCTACCAGGATCTGGCGCTCTGCGACGACATCGACGTCGCCGGCAACCTCTTTCTGGGGCGCGAGCCGCGTAGGGGCGGCGGGCTGATGCTCGACGAACGGGCCATGCACGCGCGTGCCCGCGAACATCTCGACGCGCTACGGATCCGGATTCCACTCACCAACCTGCCGGTGCGGGCGCTGTCCGGCGGTCAGCGACAGGCAGTGGCCATCGCCCGTGCGGTCACCTTCGGCCCGCGGGTACTGATCATGGATGAGCCCACCGCGGCGCTCGCGGTCAGCGAGGTGCGAACGGTTCTCGAACTGATTCGCACGGTGGCCACCCGCGGCGTAAGCGTCATCCTCATCACGCACCGGCTGCAAGACCTATTCGAAGTGTGTGACCGCCTGTGCGTCATGTACGAGGGAACGCTGCGCGCTGACCTCGATGCCCGCACTACATCGCTGGAATCGCTGGTCGAGGAGATCGTCGGAAGGGGACACGCGGCATGA
- the mnmA gene encoding tRNA 2-thiouridine(34) synthase MnmA yields MRVLAAMSGGVDSAVAAARMVDAGHDVTGVHLALSSNPKSFRTGARGCCTLEDSRDARRAADVLNIPFYVWDLAERFRADVVDDFVAEYAAGRTPNPCLRCNEKIKFAAVLDRALALGFDAVCTGHYARVVDGPDGRELHRAVDPEKDQSYVLGVLTAAQLAHAMFPLGDTEKTDVRVEAERRGLAVARKPDSHDICFIADGDTAGFLRGQLGEAPGEVVDTSGEVVGSHDGTYGFTIGQRKGLRIGTPAPDGRPRYVLDISPVDRTVTVGAREELAVDELVGVSPRWCGPAPDGVVECAAQFRAHGEAVPARADVSDEILTVRFSVPQEGVAPGQAIVLYDGDRVIGSATIDRTSARAASPA; encoded by the coding sequence ATGCGAGTCTTGGCGGCGATGTCCGGCGGCGTGGATTCCGCCGTGGCGGCGGCGCGTATGGTTGATGCCGGACATGACGTGACGGGCGTTCATCTTGCGCTGTCGTCCAATCCGAAGTCGTTCCGCACCGGCGCCCGGGGTTGCTGCACGCTGGAGGACTCCCGCGACGCACGCCGGGCGGCAGACGTGTTGAACATTCCGTTCTACGTCTGGGACCTCGCCGAGCGGTTCCGGGCCGATGTGGTCGACGACTTCGTCGCCGAGTACGCCGCCGGCCGCACCCCCAACCCATGCCTGCGCTGCAATGAGAAGATCAAGTTCGCCGCGGTCTTGGACCGGGCGTTGGCGCTGGGGTTCGACGCCGTGTGTACCGGCCACTACGCCCGCGTTGTCGACGGCCCGGACGGACGCGAGCTACATCGCGCCGTCGATCCGGAGAAAGACCAGTCATACGTGCTGGGAGTCCTGACGGCCGCACAGCTGGCCCATGCCATGTTCCCGCTGGGCGACACCGAGAAGACCGACGTCCGGGTCGAGGCCGAGCGGCGTGGTCTCGCGGTAGCGAGGAAACCGGACAGTCACGACATCTGCTTCATCGCCGACGGCGATACCGCCGGGTTCCTCCGGGGGCAGCTCGGTGAAGCTCCGGGCGAGGTGGTCGACACGTCGGGAGAGGTGGTCGGCAGCCACGACGGAACCTACGGCTTCACCATCGGCCAGCGCAAAGGTCTGCGTATCGGCACTCCGGCGCCGGACGGGCGGCCGCGCTATGTGCTGGACATCTCGCCGGTGGACCGCACGGTCACGGTGGGAGCACGCGAGGAGCTGGCGGTGGATGAGCTGGTAGGCGTATCGCCACGGTGGTGCGGGCCGGCTCCGGACGGTGTCGTCGAATGTGCCGCTCAGTTCCGTGCTCACGGCGAGGCGGTTCCGGCGCGAGCTGATGTGTCCGACGAAATACTCACGGTTCGTTTCAGCGTGCCGCAAGAAGGTGTGGCCCCGGGACAGGCCATCGTCCTCTATGACGGTGACCGGGTCATCGGCTCGGCCACGATCGATCGGACGTCGGCGCGGGCGGCGTCACCCGCCTGA
- a CDS encoding cysteine desulfurase family protein, translated as MSERQVYLDHAATSPILPEVIEVVAEVMATVGNPSSLHAAGRQARKIVEESRETVAGALGARPSEVVFTSGGTEADNLAVKGLYWSRRAADPRRVRILASAVEHHAVMDAVQWLGEAQGAEVEWLPVDAHGALEVAALREAVAREPESVALITVMWANNEIGTVQPIDQIVPIAAEYGIPVHSDAVQVVGHLPVDFSASGLDTLTISGHKIGGPIGVGALLVRREIELTPVQHGGGQERDVRSGTLDAPSFAGLATAVDAAAGNIAARAEHLGQLRDLLAQGVLSAVPDAVRNGVPDRSLPSIAHFSFPGCDGDSLLLLLDAAGIHCSTGSACTAGVQQPSHVLLAMGVDPEVARDSLRFSLGHTSTRADVEALIESIGPAVSRARKAGLSGTSKR; from the coding sequence ATGTCGGAGCGACAGGTTTATCTCGACCATGCAGCGACGAGCCCCATCCTTCCCGAGGTCATCGAGGTCGTCGCGGAGGTGATGGCTACCGTCGGCAACCCATCGTCGTTGCACGCTGCTGGGCGTCAGGCTCGCAAGATAGTCGAGGAATCCCGCGAGACCGTGGCCGGTGCGCTGGGCGCGCGGCCGAGCGAGGTTGTGTTCACCTCCGGGGGCACGGAGGCGGACAACCTCGCCGTCAAGGGGCTGTACTGGTCCAGGCGGGCGGCCGATCCGCGCCGGGTACGCATCCTCGCCTCGGCGGTCGAACATCACGCCGTGATGGATGCCGTGCAGTGGCTGGGGGAGGCCCAGGGGGCCGAGGTCGAATGGCTGCCGGTCGATGCTCACGGCGCGCTCGAGGTGGCGGCGCTGCGAGAAGCGGTCGCCCGCGAGCCCGAGTCGGTAGCCCTGATCACGGTGATGTGGGCCAACAACGAGATCGGCACTGTGCAACCGATCGACCAGATCGTCCCCATCGCAGCCGAGTACGGCATCCCCGTGCATTCCGATGCCGTCCAGGTTGTCGGGCACCTGCCGGTCGACTTCTCGGCCAGCGGGCTGGACACGCTGACCATCAGTGGGCACAAGATCGGCGGGCCGATCGGTGTCGGCGCGCTTCTGGTGCGCCGCGAGATCGAGTTGACACCCGTACAGCATGGCGGCGGCCAGGAACGCGACGTCCGCTCCGGCACGCTGGACGCGCCCTCATTTGCCGGCCTGGCCACCGCGGTGGACGCTGCCGCCGGGAACATCGCGGCGCGAGCTGAACACCTGGGTCAGTTGCGTGACCTGCTGGCCCAGGGTGTGCTGTCGGCCGTACCGGACGCGGTCCGAAACGGCGTCCCGGACCGGTCGCTGCCCAGCATTGCGCACTTCTCATTCCCCGGTTGTGATGGCGACTCGCTGCTGCTGTTACTCGACGCCGCGGGGATCCACTGTTCGACGGGCAGCGCATGTACGGCAGGCGTGCAGCAGCCGTCGCACGTACTCTTGGCGATGGGCGTCGATCCGGAAGTCGCGCGAGATTCATTGCGTTTCTCTCTGGGGCACACGTCCACCCGGGCCGACGTCGAGGCCCTGATCGAGTCGATCGGCCCCGCCGTGTCGCGGGCCCGGAAGGCTGGATTGTCAGGTACCAGCAAGCGATGA
- a CDS encoding nucleoside hydrolase produces MPTPVILDVDPGHDDAMAILLARADPRVDLLALTVVAGNQTLDKCALNARRVCTIAGIDDVPIAAGADGPLARSLRIADDVHGASGLDGPQFGKPEVDLDDRHAVELIYDTLRAHPEPVTLIPTGPLTNIALLLREHPDVRGRIHEIVLMGGSTGRGNVTPYAEANIYVDPEAAAEVFESGLDITMVGLNVTHQALVTGDVVARLREIGTPLADTCVQMMTFFGSTYRELWGMPAPPLHDPVAVARVIDPSLVRCVDAPVRIETRGEYTAGATVTDLHHLSGRPDNARVAVELDQPRFWDLMIDAVADYPANLA; encoded by the coding sequence ATGCCGACACCGGTGATCCTTGACGTCGATCCTGGCCACGACGACGCTATGGCGATTCTCCTGGCGCGGGCCGACCCGCGCGTCGACCTGCTGGCTCTCACTGTGGTCGCCGGCAACCAGACGCTCGACAAGTGCGCACTCAACGCCCGGCGCGTTTGCACCATCGCTGGCATCGACGACGTTCCGATCGCTGCCGGCGCTGATGGTCCTCTGGCCCGGTCGCTGCGTATCGCTGACGACGTGCACGGGGCGTCCGGCCTCGACGGTCCGCAGTTCGGCAAGCCCGAGGTGGACCTCGATGACCGGCACGCGGTTGAGCTCATCTACGACACCCTGCGTGCCCATCCCGAGCCGGTCACTCTGATCCCCACCGGCCCGTTGACCAATATCGCGCTGCTGTTGCGCGAGCACCCGGACGTGCGGGGCCGGATTCACGAGATCGTGCTCATGGGCGGCTCCACCGGGCGCGGCAACGTCACCCCGTACGCGGAGGCGAATATCTACGTCGACCCGGAGGCCGCGGCCGAGGTCTTCGAGTCTGGTCTGGATATCACCATGGTGGGCCTCAATGTCACTCACCAGGCCCTGGTCACCGGCGATGTGGTGGCCCGGCTGCGGGAGATCGGCACGCCGTTGGCCGACACCTGCGTGCAGATGATGACCTTTTTCGGGTCGACCTACCGGGAGTTGTGGGGCATGCCGGCACCCCCGTTGCACGACCCGGTCGCGGTGGCCCGAGTGATCGACCCATCACTGGTGCGGTGTGTGGACGCCCCGGTGCGGATCGAGACACGCGGTGAGTACACCGCTGGTGCCACCGTGACCGACCTGCACCATCTGTCCGGACGTCCGGACAACGCGCGGGTGGCTGTCGAACTCGATCAGCCGCGGTTCTGGGACCTGATGATCGACGCGGTCGCCGACTATCCCGCAAATTTGGCCTAG
- a CDS encoding glutamine amidotransferase → MTRVLIAGESWVSESTHYKGYDAFTTVTFHTGVDPLRNALRAEGIDVDYIPAHEVPERFPATEADLAGVDVVILSDIGANSVLLHPDTWLHGKRTPNRLAMLAEWVRGGGGLMMAGGYLSFQGFEGKAMWRGTAVESVLPSLISPYDDRVETPEGIMPVAGVDHPVTAGLDGSWPALLGYNRFATTDDATVLARVGDDPLLAVRTVDAGRTLAWASDIAPHWCPEEFLGWHGYRSLFGQAVTWLAKGE, encoded by the coding sequence ATGACGCGCGTGCTCATCGCTGGCGAGTCGTGGGTGAGTGAGTCCACTCACTACAAGGGCTACGACGCCTTCACTACGGTGACCTTCCACACCGGCGTCGACCCGTTGCGTAACGCGCTACGCGCCGAAGGCATCGACGTGGACTACATCCCCGCGCACGAGGTTCCTGAGCGGTTTCCCGCGACCGAGGCCGATTTGGCCGGAGTCGACGTGGTGATCCTTTCCGACATCGGAGCCAACAGCGTCCTGCTGCACCCGGATACCTGGCTGCATGGCAAGCGCACGCCCAACCGGCTGGCCATGCTGGCGGAATGGGTGCGCGGTGGCGGCGGGCTGATGATGGCCGGTGGGTATCTAAGCTTCCAGGGCTTCGAAGGCAAGGCGATGTGGCGCGGTACCGCGGTGGAGTCCGTGCTGCCCAGTCTGATCTCGCCGTACGACGACCGGGTGGAGACTCCGGAAGGGATCATGCCGGTGGCCGGCGTCGACCATCCGGTCACGGCCGGGCTGGACGGTTCCTGGCCGGCGCTGCTCGGATACAACCGATTCGCTACCACCGACGACGCCACCGTGCTGGCGCGGGTCGGCGACGATCCGCTGCTGGCGGTCCGGACGGTCGATGCCGGGCGGACCCTTGCATGGGCATCTGACATCGCGCCGCACTGGTGCCCGGAAGAATTCCTCGGCTGGCACGGTTATCGATCACTCTTCGGGCAGGCTGTGACCTGGCTGGCCAAAGGGGAGTGA
- a CDS encoding ABC transporter permease: MNTPLATESAPNERLVVTRQTRLTAKLTTHVQTVAVGGVLLVLLLVFAFSADQFLTVNNILNMLRQIAPTMIVAVAMTFVITSGGIDLSVGSTVALSGSLLAIAISAGWDPTLALAAVVLLGAVIGFVNGWFSAYHGIPAFIVTLAMLSILRGTALRATEGYSTPISRDTWVVTLGQGRLLGIPLPAIIALVVAVAGWFVFAKTPFGRYVVGLGSNGESLRRSGVAVRRVGLSVFVLTSTAAAMAGVLVATRLASGSANAGVMFELEVITAVVLGGTSLFGGRGSIVGTVLGALVLGVIANGLVLMHVSPFYIQILQGAILLLAIFLNQKIFSRFATRA; encoded by the coding sequence ATGAACACCCCGCTCGCTACCGAATCCGCCCCCAATGAGCGTCTGGTGGTGACCCGGCAGACTCGGTTGACCGCGAAACTCACCACCCATGTGCAGACCGTCGCCGTTGGCGGGGTCCTGCTGGTGCTGTTGCTGGTCTTCGCCTTCTCAGCAGATCAGTTCCTCACCGTCAACAACATCCTGAACATGCTCCGGCAGATCGCTCCCACCATGATCGTGGCGGTGGCGATGACCTTCGTCATCACCTCCGGAGGCATCGACCTGTCGGTCGGATCGACGGTGGCGCTGTCGGGATCGTTGCTCGCCATCGCCATCTCCGCGGGCTGGGACCCGACGCTGGCGCTGGCCGCCGTGGTGTTGCTGGGCGCGGTGATCGGCTTCGTCAACGGCTGGTTCAGCGCCTATCACGGCATACCGGCATTCATCGTGACGCTCGCGATGCTGTCGATCCTCCGGGGCACCGCATTACGCGCCACAGAGGGGTATTCGACGCCGATCTCGCGCGACACGTGGGTGGTTACGCTCGGCCAGGGCCGGCTGCTGGGTATCCCGTTGCCAGCGATCATCGCGCTCGTCGTTGCCGTGGCCGGGTGGTTCGTCTTCGCCAAGACACCGTTCGGGCGCTACGTTGTCGGCCTGGGATCGAACGGTGAGTCGCTGCGCCGCAGCGGCGTCGCAGTCCGGCGAGTTGGGCTGAGTGTGTTCGTGCTGACCAGCACGGCAGCCGCGATGGCCGGTGTGCTGGTGGCCACCCGGCTGGCATCAGGATCGGCGAACGCCGGGGTGATGTTCGAGCTGGAGGTGATCACCGCCGTTGTGCTCGGCGGCACGAGCCTCTTTGGCGGGCGGGGCAGCATCGTCGGCACCGTGCTGGGTGCGCTGGTACTGGGCGTGATCGCCAACGGACTAGTGCTCATGCACGTCTCGCCGTTCTACATCCAGATCCTGCAGGGCGCGATCCTGCTGCTCGCGATCTTCTTGAACCAGAAGATCTTCAGCCGGTTCGCGACCAGGGCTTAG